The Impatiens glandulifera chromosome 3, dImpGla2.1, whole genome shotgun sequence genome contains a region encoding:
- the LOC124933077 gene encoding ATPase 10, plasma membrane-type-like — MAGELEKPLLDPESFNRDGIDLERLPLDEVFEQLRTSPAGLSSEEAEARLKIFGPNRLEEKPENKFLKFLSFMWNPLSWVMEAAALMAIVLANGGGQGPDWQDFVGIICLLIINSTISFIEENNAGNAAAALMAHLAPKTKVLRDGRWQEQDAAILVPGDIISIKLGDIIPADARLLEGDPLKIDQSALTGESLPVTKKTGDEVFAGSTCKHGEIEAVVIATGVHSFFGKAAHLVDSTEVVGHFQQVLTAIGNFCICSIAVGIILEIIVMFPIQRRSYRSGINNLLVLLIGGIPIAMPTVLSVTLAIGSHRLSQQGAITKRMTAIEEMAGMDVLCSDKTGTLTLNRLTVDKNLIEVFHKDMDKDQVILLAARAARVENQDAIDEAIVNMLADPKEARANIQEVHFLPFNPVDKRTAITYIDSDGKWYRASKGAPEQILNLSIEKEEIAEKVHAIIEKYAERGLRSLAVAIQEVPEKSKDSPGGPWRFCGLLSLFDPPRHDSAETIHKSLNLGVNVKMITGDQLAIAKETGRRLGMGTNMYPSSSLLGRHTDENEVIQVDELIEKADGFAGVFPEHKYEIVKILQENKHIVGMTGDGVNDAPALKKADIGIAVADATDAARGAADIVLTEPGLSVIVSAVLTSRAIFQRMKNYTIYAVSITIRIVLGFMLLALIWEYDFPPFMVLIIAILNDGTIMTISQDRVKPSPKPDSWKLNEIFATGVVIGTYLALVTVLFYWVANSTEFFETHFNVRSLAGNTEEISSAVYLQVSIISQALIFVTRSQSWSFLERPGFLLMCAFVVAQLVATLIAVYANIEFASISGIGWGWGGVIWLYSLVFYIPLDIIKFSVRYALSGEAWNLLFDRKTAFTSKKDYGKEDREAKWVLSQRTIQGLMSGDLEIRKSSLIAEQARRRAEIARLREIHTLRGHVESVVRLKNLDALQSAHTV, encoded by the exons ATGGCTGGGGAGCTGGAGAAGCCATTGTTGGATCCTGAGAGTTTTAACCGTGATGGAATTGACCTG GAGCGGTTACCATTGGATGAAGTATTTGAACAGCTGAGGACATCACCAGCAGGGCTTTCATCTGAAGAAGCGGAAGCTCGATTGAAGATCTTTGGCCCTAACAGACTAGAAGAAAAGCCT GAGAACAAATTCTTGAAGTTTCTAAGTTTCATGTGGAATCCCTTATCATGGGTTATGGAAGCAGCTGCATTGATGGCAATTGTCCTGGCTAATGGAGGA GGGCAAGGTCCTGATTGGCAAGACTTTGTAGGGATTATTTGTCTGCTGATAATCAATTCAACAATTAGTTTTATAGAAGAAAATAATGCTGGTAATGCAGCTGCAGCTCTTATGGCACATCTAGCTCCAAAAACCAAG GTTCTTCGAGATGGACGCTGGCAAGAGCAAGATGCAGCAATTCTGGTACCGGGTGATATAATCAGTATCAAGCTTGGAGATATCATTCCTGCAGATGCCCGCCTTCTCGAAGGAGATCCTCTGAAAATTGACCAG TCAGCTTTAACGGGTGAATCCTTGCCTGTCACGAAAAAGACTGGGGATGAAGTCTTTGCTGGCTCTACGTGTAAGCACGGAGAGATTGAGGCTGTTGTCATAGCAACTGGAGTTCATTCCTTCTTTGGAAAAGCTGCACATCTAGTCGATTCAACTGAAGTTGTTGGTCATTTCCAGCAG GTTCTTACTGCAATTGGTAACTTCTGTATTTGCTCTATTGCTGTCGGTATTATTCTGGAAATAATTGTCATGTTCCCGATACAACGTCGATCATACAGAAGTGGAATAAACAACCTTCTTGTTCTCTTGATTGGAGGCATACCAATAGCCATGCCAACTGTTTTATCTGTCACACTTGCAATTGGTTCCCATCGACTTTCTCAACAG GGTGCTATTACAAAGAGAATGACAGCAATTGAAGAAATGGCTGGAATGGATGTCCTCTGCAGTGATAAGACAGGAACTCTTACCTTGAATCGTCTTACAGTTGACAAAAACCTTATTGAG GTTTTCCACAAAGACATGGACAAAGACCAAGTTATCCTGCTTGCTGCCAGAGCAGCAAGAGTGGAGAATCAAGATGCCATAGATGAAGCCATTGTTAACATGCTTGCTGATCCAAAAGAG GCTCGTGCAAACATCCAAGAAGTGCATTTCCTTCCTTTTAATCCGGTTGATAAGCGGACAGCAATTACATACATAGATTCGGATGGAAAATGGTATCGTGCCAGCAAAGGTGCTCCTGAACAG ATTTTGAATCTCTCCATTGAAAAAGAAGAGATTGCTGAAAAAGTTCATGCCATTATTGAAAAGTATGCTGAGAGAGGATTGCGGTCTCTTGCCGTTGCTATTCAG GAAGTTCCAGAGAAATCAAAGGACAGCCCTGGAGGTCCTTGGAGATTTTGTGGGTTGTTATCCTTATTTGATCCTCCAAGACATGATAGTGCTGAGACTATCCATAAATCACTTAACCTTGGTGTTAATGTCAAAATGATCACAG GTGATCAGTTGGCAATTGCAAAGGAGACAGGCCGAAGACTTGGCATGGGAACAAATATGTACCCATCTTCCTCATTGTTGGGTCGTCACACAGATGAGAATGAAGTTATTCAAGTGGATGAGCTCATAGAGAAAGCAGATGGATTTGCTGGTGTATTCCCag AACACAAGTACGAGATTGTGAAGATTCTTCAAGAGAATAAACACATAGTGGGAATGACAGGGGACGGTGTAAACGATGCACCTGCTCTGAAGAAAGCTGATATTGGAATAGCAGTTGCAGATGCTACAGACGCTGCAAGGGGAGCTGCAGATATCGTATTAACCGAGCCAGGCCTAAGTGTTATTGTCAGTGCTGTTTTGACTAGCCGTGCTATTTTTCAAAGGATGAAAAACTATACA ATATATGCTGTATCTATAACTATTCGTATTGTG CTTGGCTTTATGCTCCTTGCATTGATATGGGAATATGACTTCCCTCCTTTCATGGTTCTTATAATTGCAATACTGAATGATG GAACCATCATGACTATTTCACAAGATAGAGTGAAACCATCTCCAAAACCGGACAGTTGGAAGCTAAACGAGATATTTGCAACTGGTGTCGTGATTGGAACATATCTTGCTTTGGTTACCGTTCTGTTTTATTGGGTTGCCAACAGCACTGAATTCTTCGAG ACTCACTTCAATGTGAGATCACTAGCTGGAAATACTGAGGAAATTTCTTCTGCTGTATACCTTCAAGTCAGCATCATTAGTCAAGCTCTAATCTTTGTCACCCGCAGCCAAAGCTGGTCTTTCTTGGAGAGGCCCGGGTTTCTTCTCATGTGCGCGTTTGTCGTGGCTCAGCTA GTTGCTACACTGATAGCTGTATATGCAAACATTGAGTTTGCATCAATTAGCGGCATAGGATGGGGATGGGGAGGTGTGATATGGTTATACAGCTTGGTATTCTACATTCCTTTGGATATCATAAAATTCTCAGTTCGATATGCATTGAGTGGAGAAGCATGGAACTTGTTGTTTGACAGAAAG ACTGCTTTTACTTCAAAGAAAGATTATGGAAAAGAAGACCGTGAAGCCAAGTGGGTACTTTCTCAGAGAACTATTCAAGGTTTGATGTCCGGAGACTTAGAGATTCGAAAATCTTCTCTCATTGCTGAGCAAGCCAGGCGTCGTGCTGAAATTGCCCG GCTAAGAGAGATTCACACTTTGAGAGGACATGTAGAGTCAGTTGTGAGGCTTAAGAATTTAGATGCTCTTCAATCTGCTCATACAGTCTGA
- the LOC124932516 gene encoding 40S ribosomal protein SA-like, giving the protein MATAMKTTMSTKEADIQMMLAAEVHLGTKNCDFQMERYVFKRRNDGIYIINLGKTWDKLLMAARVIVAIENPQDIIVQSARPYGQRAVLKFAQYTGANAIAGRHTPGTFTNQLQTSFSEPRLLILTDPRTDHQPIKEAALGNIPTIAFCDTDSPMRYVDIGIPSNNKGKHSIGCLFWILGRMVLQMRNSIPQGHNWDVMVDLFFYREPEETKEQQEEEAPVVDYPDYGVPAIGMSNDQWTNQIPDGQWAAGPAPAPIPASGWD; this is encoded by the exons ATGGCGACCGCTATGAAGACAACAATGTCGACTAAAGAAGCTGACATCCAGATGATGTTGGCTGCCGAAGTTCATCTCGGCACCAAAAACTGCGACTTCCAAATGGAACGCTACGTTTTCAAGCGCCGCAACGACG GAATATACATTATCAACCTTGGAAAGACATGGGACAAGCTTCTAATGGCAGCTAGGGTTATAGTAGCAATTGAGAATCCTCAAGACATTATTGTTCAATCAGCTAGACCTTATGGACAAAGAGCAGTTCTTAAATTTGCACAATACACAGGAGCTAATGCAATTGCTGGTCGTCATACACCAGGAACTTTCACTAACCAGCTTCAAACTTCATTTAGTGAACCTAGACTCTTAATCCTTACTGACCCAAGAACTGATCATCAG CCAATTAAAGAAGCTGCACTTGGAAACATCCCAACTATTGCCTTTTGTGATACTGATTCACCTATGCGTTATGTTGATATTGGTATTCCTTCTAATaataaagggaaacatagtatTGGTTGTTTGTTTTGGATTCTTGGAAGGATGGTTTTGCAAATGCGAAATTCTATTCCTCAAGGACACAATTGGGATGTCATG GTGGATTTGTTTTTCTATAGGGAACCTGAAGAAACTAAGGAACAACAAGAGGAAGAAGCTCCTGTTGTGGATTATCCTGATTATGGTGTTCCTGCTATTGGAATGAGTAATGATCAATGGACGAACCAAATACCTGATGGCCAATGGGCAGCTGGTCCTGCCCCTGCTCCTATTCCTGCCTCGGGTTGGGACTGA
- the LOC124931727 gene encoding small nuclear ribonucleoprotein E-like — MASTKVQRIMTQPINLIFRFLQSKARIQIWLFEQKDLKIEGRIIGFDEYMNLVLEEAEEVNIKKKLRKPLGRILLKGDNITLMMNTGK; from the exons ATGGCGTCCACCAAGGTCCAGAGAATCATGACACAGCCCATT AATCTTATATTTAGGTTTCTTCAAAGT AAAGCTCGCATTCAGATATGGCTTTTTGAGCAGAAAGACTTGAAAATCGAGGGCCGCATTATA GGATTTGATGAATACATGAATTTGGTCTTAGAGGAAGCTGAAGAAGTCAACATAAAGAAGAAGCTGAGAAAGCCTCTTG GGAGGATCCTTCTGAAAGGAGACAATATCACCTTGATGATGAACAC GGGAAAATAA